The window ATGAATCATACGAATCATCAATATGTGaagaaatgaaatatatttttgtccttttaaTGTTTTGTGGGGTGTCCACCAAAAATACCCCTACAAATTCCCTACTCTCTTTTGTTGCTCATAGGGCTGATTTAAGGCCCAAACAACCAAGTAAGggttttaggaaaaaaaaaaagtttcaaattctttttttattactaatgtatctcaaaaaaaatttgtaaaattatatttgaaaacaaattttaattaaaatattataagtaattattaatttttttattagtactaAGTAACAATTAATAAACAACAATTCTTtaccaaaatcataattttgtttaaaaaaaaagatttaataattaataacaaaaaaaactcaatttttttttagttatttctaTTCTCTATTCAAATTCTAATTCTGTTTTTTTTCACAGTGACTCTCATACTTGTCTTCTCTCCTGCTTAAACCCTGCTGCTCATTCTGACTTCGCCGGCGATACCCACCACCACCACACCGACGACCTTCCATCTGTCGTCGCCAACCACACCATGAAAAAATCCTCTCCCGCCTCTTTGCTGGTCGCCACCGACACCGTCCCTGGATCTGCTGGCCTTGTCAACATCTCTgaccattttttatttcaattttagttgCTCTGGAATTGTATAATTTGGTTTGAAGGTTTGATATTTGAAATGAATGAATTACTTTCTGTGagaattttgttgattttttatttcctaaatatagatttttgtgggtttgaaatttaaatttggaaTGGATTCAGATCTGTGATTTGTATGGTATGCGATATGTTGGTGAACTTCCAATTGCAAACTTGTTGGTGAAGAAAAGTTGTAAAAAGGGAAACAGGGGATAAAGTGGGTGAGAGACACAGAGgaaacaagagagagagaggggaaggataaatttttgtttgataatAGAATTTTCATTCTTGTGCCTATTCACTGGAATAATAGGATCACAACCAattgacaaaagaaaataagatcGAAACCggctaagtaaaaaaaaaaaaaaaaagcatcagTGAATGATTAAAATGGCTTATAGTGCTTGGTGGTGtaagtattatattttaaaaaggttAAAATGTTCATTTACTCAActtcaatatttcttttttattatttactaactaactttaattcaaaaatttccATTCTATTCTCCTATATTTCTTACCtataattcttttcttttctcaccaATTCTCTTCTCTCCTCTCATCTTCCCTCCTCACAATTAAACAACACCTTGATCaacgtatttaaaaaaattagtaattttaatcTTAGAATTTAAGAGAGTGTATTGAAATAGaagtttaaataattattttggtgTAAAAAAGTTTAGTGGactttaaaagattttattagaatgtaataattttaaagatttttttaaaagacttttataattaagattttgtggttcaaattttaatggatttataaaatatgaatttataagatttgaaaacatattatgaatttttaaaattttaaagaatttcatgtattttttataaaacattctaaattattaataaagattcatgattttttttatttagtactttaaataaaattcatcatcctataaaaagaatcataaatctgttacaaaacaaataaatttttcctaGCATCTTTATAAGTACAATAAACTCATTTTCCTTCAATCATCATCAtgttaattgtataaaaatcaaacaaaaatcatgtctaacaattattttaaatcccATTTATACATGAGTCAATTTCTCACAcattaaaactatatatttcttatgtttatatatatatatatatatatatatatatatatatatatatatattatttaaaatcatttatatgTATAAGCACATAATCAAGATAtccaattttaaattcaaaaaattagaaaaatttctCATATCATATGTTCTAGGACATGTCCCTTggtcaaaagaataaaaaaattataaatgtctaTTGCTTTCAATAAAAAGACAATGAATTATGTATgatgaaaaaaaacattttaattagtaagaaaaaaaagaaaaaaatctcacGAAATCTTAAGAGTTtggatgataatttttaatgtgtatttttactaaaatatttgatgaaatccattaaaatctatcctaagaaaaaatttatgaaaatttgtatacttttaaataccaaaagattttttttaagttgtaaaaaacttaattaaatactaataaaCTTTCTTACATTccttaaaaaattctaatattcttaattgaatatcataagatatatttattttaattatttaaaaattttaattaagtatcttaagaattttttagaatattttaaaatcttttgaaatcctAATTATATACACCCTGAACTAAAATGTTGAtggttaaaaattaacatttatttgaaaagaaaattactcttcaatttttttcctattatcgGCCATGTCGATCCGTTACCTGAGCAGAAAAAGTGCACAAGCACAAATATAAAACTTGTAGAAACATTACAATTGGAATTGAAATTGGTACTAAAGTTTTTCAAAGAGAGAAATTCAGAGGTACTTAcacatttctttaattttaatttacaaatgcAAGAGATACATGGATGGGATAAGAAAGACTTAaagaaggccatccttgagctTATCGAGGAGACCATCTTTGACATCCACAACAACTCCAGTAATTGCAGAATTCTCTTCATTGGTTGTTTCATTGGCTATAAAAACAGCAACAACAGTTGATTCCAAATTGGACTTGATTTCCCCAAGCTTCCTCATGAGTTTCGTGACGTGTTTGATGAGAAGagagcataaaaaaaaatatgggttGAAGCGTATTATATACTGTCCTAGGAGAAAACACTTAAAATTGCATGatggaaaaacttaaaaacaaatcaaacggAATCCCTTAATGACTTTTGGTTGCATGTCTACGTGACAAAGTACCAACATATGAATGGAGGGTACCTGTCTCACATTACATTTGTATGTGTTGCTTCATGCGgtaacttatatatatactaacatGGTTATGGTTTCTTCACAGAATCACAGCAAGCAACTTCCACTCGACAAGCTCACAAAGTACCAATTGCAAAGAATCTATAGCAAaactataatattaaaatgaaaaccgTACGTAACAAGTTTCATTCCTTTCCACCATTGGCGAATTGAATGCCAGATCAGGAAGTCTTAACTAAGTTGAAAAGCATGCATAGCGTATATCTACTATTAAGATCGTACCTACCAACATAGTTAGGTTTCATACATGTTTACAACTTATAGTCAACTAACTTTTTTTCATAAAGAAAATAGACAACTAATGACAGCCCATGCTTAATGAGAGAATTTTCAGGATAGTTATTGATTTTGGAACCCAGCAAACAAATCActaagtttgtttaaacttttaaaaaaaatattaaaataagtattttttataaaaaatgtttttttttaaaaaggtatgatttactttttaaaataagcataaaattatttattttaagtaaaaatagtttaaattaacaaacacattaaaaaaacaaaaaaaatggtttgtttttattaaaaaacactcaatttaaaaaataagtttgaaaaaatTCAACTATTAATGTTAATTACTATTGATTGGCGTAACTCAATTTACACGTACctcaataacattaaaaaaaggaaaataggtTATGAATaatgtaagaaaaatttatattatcatcttATCATACTATTagtatgtatgataaatttgttatctaatataataattatcttaaaaattgttaatacTAATTTCTATTTAGTTGAcactatgaaaaaaattatactaaaatttCAAAGATATTAAACTTAAAATCTAATGTAAGATAAAAAGTAATATTAACTTGACAATGAATACCCAGAAAAGCAATGACAACATGCTTTTAATAAGTTTGTTGGATTAACATtcaaattaagaaagaaaattatatatttgtataataattaaagagataaatagaaacacaaaataataatgctttaaaaaatatcacGTAAATTTATTGTATACATATTAATACGTAatataattcattaattaagaaaactttttgtttttttaagaacatTAAGAAGACCTTGAACTTCTGCAATGAAATGATTTCTTTTCCCCTTAGTTTgtacttaattaatttgtagatTGGTTTATTCTCGCTGGGCGTACGTAGTACTAGTAATTAACGAAGGGGATATGATCCTTGAGGCAGGCCCTTTCCAATTATTTCTGGCATTCAAAGTTccacattttcttttcttgtcgCGTACGCTTTTGGTACTTGACCTTAGTCAATAAGTTAGTGGATAATATTTCAATTAAGATATTAACGGGATAATTTCTTAACTAGAATGCTTGtggagaaagaaaacaagaaggTTCTAATTTAGAGCACTCAATGCAATGCATGTAATtagtaataacattaaatttaattaggatttctcacaatataaatataagtttttttatactattatttaattaatattattatataaattttttagtttttataaatttattttaaattcatatagTGATTTTTTATAggctaattatataatttttttataacattatcTGAATAATATTAAAGCAactcaaaaaagataaaaacaataaaaattcttccacaatgaaaacatgaaaatcataaattttaaattacagtCCACAACTGTCCACAACTACAATTGTGACAACAATATTATTGTTGCACTGATGTCTACAACTATATCTGTCCACAATTGTGATGTAAATTTCAATCACATAAAATACTACAACGTAATTATATTGAAATCATATTAAAACCGCAACGAAACCTTAGcatcattttatttcattttttgtaaaaaaaataaaaattctgatTTTAATCTTCTATTCTAATTTCTAAGTGTCAATAATTGAATGAGTATAACCATATAGAATGTTAGGAATATCAAGtcttaaaacaaatgaaaaattatgttattttatgagaaaaatatataaataattagaataattataaatttttttttatattaagcaAACAAAGTacaaacatataataatatcaCGTTATAACAGCCGTAGTCCGCATCATAGCAGTTGGAAACGCGATTTAGaatcataaataagaaaattctaCGATCTTGACGTTATTTTACAATCAAcctttcaaagaaaaagaaggttCTATTGTATCAACGACCAAAGGAAAGAGGGGGAAAAACATCAAGAGGGACAAACTTGAAACTTCCCAGCAAAGTTGCTGAGatgtataatataataataatgaaacatCTCAGCAATTTTTTCAGGATTGAGGGGGTGAAAAGTTCAATTCTAGACAAAACATAATATATAGACTGACATAGTTCTGAAGAGTTGTCAATAAACGATAACCCTACCACGTATTGTAATATCTATAAAGTATAAACACATTTTACGAATATACATGTAccctaaaattaaaatcaaactacAGTACCGCAAATATATATACCTTCTTGCTTGTCTCTCAACTTCAACCAGGGTCAATTATGGGAAAGTCCATCATGCCTGCGCCATATTGATCTCAATAATTCAAGGAAAAACCTATATTTTTCCAACCCTTGGAATTCCTTCAGTCTAATTTCACATATAAATACTATTACTCAATTAGTAATGGAAACAATATGGAGGACATGCTGTAAATCATTGTCACTGCTTGTCTACCTAGAAGCTCTTCCCAGTGTTACTTTCAAATCTTGCTTTCTTTGCATCCATTGTTGAGCGAATATAAGAGCCATCAACCTGAACAACCGAGCTGGGAATTATTAGTTGTGAGGAACTTTCCCTATTATGACTCGCATGGGCATGATCATAATCTATGTAAGGAGCATTGTAGCAATCCAAAAGAGTTGCAGTAGTTTTAGTTATTGATGTATTTGTGCTGTCTTGGACACTTCCACCATTCAACATTTTTTCGTACGGGTCCTTTATGATAATGGGATTAACACATTGTCTAGGTTGTGTTTGGTAGAAGACTTTTGAAACAACTAGTTCtccatctttctcttcttcagTATTGCCAAGATGGTATTGATGCATCACCCAGTAAGTTTTCTCAGGCTTCTTTTGCCTTCCATAGTTGGTGTAGAGTACTAGTATTTTCTTAAAACCTTTCACTGCACCACCAGATGCAAAAACTGCTCTAGTTTTTCCCGTTTTGTGCCATCTTGTTTCAATTCCTTCATCATCAGTGTgaacctttcttcttttccttgttCCAGTCGTGTATGCTTTTGAGGGCCTGTGAAAGAAATGGCGGATCTGCCCATCTTTGCTAACTCCTGCATATATTGTTTCATATATAGAACAATTTCTTATATCTCTCGCATTTTAAAGGAATCTTCTGGTTATGAGATTTATGCATATTCATAAAACACAACATATATAATGAAAGGAATTGTCTCATCTGAAAAGAGGAATATGTTGATAAGATAAATATCAACAATTGAGACTACACTTTATTCTCTGAAGACACTCATTTCAGAGGAGCCAGacccataataaaaaaaaagaggaattaTTAATTGTGTAATTAAGGAAACACTGTATATTGAGGAATGTTACTATGAAAAATGATGAAGGGACCCACAAAGTTTACTTGATATCTAGAGTGATAAActgagaaaagaaagagaaagtatgatagttaattaatatgatatgaaaagaaagataaaaacaaataatgacCATTAATGAAGTGGTTGAAATGCtgagaaaaaaagaatgaagttattGAAAcaataaggcattcattatcaTTATCTTATTAATAATTCAAAAGGTTACGGAAAACATGAGAAAGAGGAGGTGTACACATTAATTACATGAATCGTTGCATTATTTATGTATCAGTACTGATGAATTGCTAGCTCTAcatcaattaaacataaaaaaatggctTGTATTAGTCGATGACTATATTAAAGATTAatccaaattaattaacatgaatCAACACTCTCTTTGAGGGTGTCGTTGAAGCACCacatagaaaaaaaatgctttaataCTAAGACttggaatatatattttttatttctattagctctcacataaatatattaaagtaaaaaaaaatagtaattcagtttatatagaattttaaatttttcatactcGTTTTTCCTTACATTCCTTTACATcgatctttatttttcttaatttctatttctttctttctttataatggcatatattttatttctcaacatCTCTCTTCATTCTACTAATTCCACATCCCACAAGGGATGCCAGAAAAAAGCTACCCTTTTTAATTTGTGATGTTTGGGAATTGAATCTCATAAAAAAAGTGGGTATTATCCAGTAGGAAAAATTTAGACATATATCCGTTTGTGAAATGTATTTAGATGAAaagaagagagataaaaaaaaaacaaaaaagaaaaggtaaggagaaaaaaataggtataataaatgatatgcaagtaaaaaaaaaaaagataactttaaaagaaaatttgatgaaaatgaaatataagaGAAAATGAGTGTATATTTATAAAAGTTGAATCGAGTAAGAAATTGAGAAAGCTCCTCATTAAGAGTAAAACGGCAGCaacctcatttttcttttgttgatacAATTAGCCGACAACAATCCTCTATTTGGTATCATGTTGAAATatgtcataaaataaaaaatattgctgAAAATTAAGGGCTGACATTTACATTACTCTTGCTACATGGCTATGTAAGATAGGATGCCACTTTTGATCAGTTTGGTAGTCATTGCTAACATAAGAACTTTCTTGCAACATACTTGAACAAGAAGTTATATAAAAGAGGTGCGTGCTTCTCCCATGTGCTTCTTCTTTGAAAATATCAACTTAAGAATGACACATACAAGGAGTACTGGACGGAGCAATTGCAAGAACGACGAATGAAGAAATGCATGATTGTTTacacttgtaattttttttatttcagctATCCGTTTATTTTTATCCCCAATTTCACATGCTAGAATTTCTAGCCATCTTAAAATCTTTGgtatctctaaaaaaaataagaagaatgtTTATGAAAGTCATGTTAAAACCAAAGATATTGTATGATAATGTTAATTTTTGAGATCTCATTTTATATAGAGTGCATAAAATGTTCTgctgtcattttcaaatttgaacCGCCTTATGATTAGAGATCCTTttcaaaggaaaataaattatttcattactaaaacaattaatttcatgcatgcGGTATCGTGCACATCAAGACGTACGTGTCTCCCGATTAATGAGAATTTCAATGATGTGTATATAACATATATGCGATAGGTATTCTAAAACACGAAActatactaataattaattagacagaaaaataattaaaataaaataaagtaattaaaacatGAAGCACCTGGTAGTTTTTCTGGGTGTGTATAACAGATCCCATTCTCGCCTTCGAGCGTTGGTATGAACTCATCAATTAGGGGATGAAGCTTGCATGCATCAGACGCAACTTTTGCCTCCAAATGTTCTAATATTTCTTGGTCATTTGGGTCAAACTTAACTCCAGCTGGTAACCCCGGCAAGTCATGGATTCCACCCTAATATTTCACCACACACGTACAACACAAACTAATAAGAGATTGGttcatatataaacaaaaaacaacttaaaagagaaaaagcacAAACATTTATAGGTTATAagtgttagaaaataaaataaataaataaaaagaagatgCATAACCCCAgattaaataaaagaacaacAGTATtaataaaattccaaaaaatttaaaataatgagtTAATTGCGTTTGATCCTCCAAAAGTAAAATctcaaaaaataagaattttaattttatgtaacaaattctaagataaatattttatttttataaaaataaaattaatgcaaataatatatttttataaattttaaattataaaacaaaatatttaccgACAATATAATAAGTACCTTATCTTTGAATGCAATGTTATGGCCGCACGAGGGGCATGCTGTGGTTCTAATTTCTTGggtgagctttttgtcatcagtGTTAGGAGTAATAGTTATTCTTGGCGTGATTGATTCAATAACCCTATTCTCGTCAGAGTCATTGCACCATgtcatcttattttttgttaatttcccTATGCACTTGCACATGCATATATCTCAAAACAAAATCCGTTTTCTTGCAAACCTTCCTACAATATCAGCTTCctagtaaaatacaaaaaaaaaaaaaaaaatagagatgaaAAGGAGTGAGGAAAGGTAAAGCTAGTAGCTTTGTCTCTTTAGGGACTCGGTTGTTCTGAATCAACTTCAAATTACTGAAAGAGATCGAGAATTTAATCGTACCAGGGTTCCACTTTTCCTTCTTCTGTATGTGTTCTCTATGATTCGATGATTGAGCCGTGCTTGATTTCCCTCTAACTCTGGCTGCAGGCTCTtgttcagagagagagagagagagagagagaggatatagagcttattaaaaaaaggtgagaaataAAAGGTGGGTCTAGATATAGGGAAGGTTGCTTGGAGGTCACGTTTGGCTACGCTCTCGTATATACGCTTTTACAACGGAATAAGTGCGTCCTAGTTAGGGAGACTTTGTTCCGGATACAATACAACTAATTACACTTTACCTAATTGAGCAATTAAAAAGGGTATCGTTATTAATTATACATGAATTAATATTAAAACTTTACTAGCAAAAAGAAAGACAAGCACTAttataattaatcttatattaccCGAGTTAAAAAGATGGGGGAAAAGGTGGTGGTAGCAAAGAGTGGAGATGGAGCAACCTGATTCTTCTTAAGACGTTTCACCACTCTAGAGTTTATTTGTGTTAGCTGCAGCGTCAAAATTTAGTGCAGTTAAAGATATGTGAAAATTCATACACATCAGAAGAGACATGTACATACGAACCGATCAAGAACGTAACATGAAGAATACGTTTATGATTTATGTAAACTCTCATagaaattcatatttaattctttcaaaagttgaaatgcatgagttaatttttaatttaagaaagaagttgaa of the Glycine max cultivar Williams 82 chromosome 13, Glycine_max_v4.0, whole genome shotgun sequence genome contains:
- the LOC100791680 gene encoding NAC domain-containing protein 73; its protein translation is MCKCIGKLTKNKMTWCNDSDENRVIESITPRITITPNTDDKKLTQEIRTTACPSCGHNIAFKDKGGIHDLPGLPAGVKFDPNDQEILEHLEAKVASDACKLHPLIDEFIPTLEGENGICYTHPEKLPGVSKDGQIRHFFHRPSKAYTTGTRKRRKVHTDDEGIETRWHKTGKTRAVFASGGAVKGFKKILVLYTNYGRQKKPEKTYWVMHQYHLGNTEEEKDGELVVSKVFYQTQPRQCVNPIIIKDPYEKMLNGGSVQDSTNTSITKTTATLLDCYNAPYIDYDHAHASHNRESSSQLIIPSSVVQVDGSYIRSTMDAKKARFESNTGKSF